Proteins encoded by one window of Dryocola sp. LX212:
- the nadR gene encoding multifunctional transcriptional regulator/nicotinamide-nucleotide adenylyltransferase/ribosylnicotinamide kinase NadR has protein sequence MSSFEYLKTAIRQQSVTLQQVAEACDMTKGYLSQLLNAKIKSPSAQKLEALHRFLGLEFPRREKTVGVVFGKFYPLHTGHIYLIQRAASQVDELHIIMGYDETRDRALFEDSAMSQQPTTGDRLRWLLQTFKYQKNIRIHSFNEERMEPYPHGWDVWSRGIKAFMESNGINADRIYTSEESDAPQFTEHLGIETVLIDPQRTFMNISGGQIRENPFRYWEYIPTEVKPFFVRTVAVLGGESSGKSWMVNKLANIFNTTSAWEFGRDYVFSHLGGDEMALQYSDYDKIALGHAQYIDFAIKYANKVAFIDTDFVTTQAFCKKYEGREHPFVQALIDEYRFDLVILLENNTPWVADGLRSLGSDADRKSFQNLLVSMLEENNISYVHVEDSDYDSRFLRCVDLVKEMLGGQG, from the coding sequence ATGTCGTCTTTCGAATACCTGAAGACCGCAATTCGTCAGCAGAGCGTTACGTTGCAGCAGGTGGCGGAAGCCTGTGACATGACTAAGGGCTACCTCAGCCAGCTGCTGAACGCCAAAATCAAAAGCCCGAGTGCCCAGAAGCTGGAAGCATTACACCGTTTCCTGGGGCTGGAGTTCCCGCGCCGGGAGAAAACGGTCGGCGTGGTGTTCGGCAAATTCTATCCGCTGCACACCGGGCATATCTACCTGATCCAGCGTGCGGCAAGCCAGGTCGATGAGCTGCATATTATTATGGGCTACGACGAAACCCGCGATCGCGCCCTGTTTGAAGACAGCGCCATGTCCCAGCAGCCGACCACGGGTGACCGCCTGCGTTGGCTGCTGCAGACATTTAAATACCAGAAAAACATCCGTATTCATTCATTTAACGAAGAGAGAATGGAGCCGTACCCGCACGGCTGGGACGTCTGGAGCCGCGGCATCAAAGCCTTTATGGAAAGCAACGGCATTAACGCCGACCGCATCTATACCTCCGAAGAGAGCGATGCGCCGCAATTCACTGAACACCTCGGTATTGAAACCGTACTTATCGATCCGCAGCGTACTTTCATGAACATCAGCGGCGGACAGATCCGAGAAAACCCGTTTCGCTACTGGGAGTACATCCCCACAGAAGTTAAGCCGTTCTTTGTGCGTACGGTGGCGGTGTTGGGCGGCGAGTCGAGCGGCAAGTCGTGGATGGTGAATAAGCTTGCCAACATCTTCAATACCACCAGCGCGTGGGAGTTCGGGCGTGATTACGTCTTCTCTCATCTTGGCGGCGATGAGATGGCGCTGCAGTATTCAGACTACGATAAAATTGCCCTCGGCCACGCGCAGTACATTGATTTTGCAATTAAGTACGCCAACAAGGTCGCCTTTATCGATACGGACTTTGTCACTACTCAGGCATTCTGCAAGAAATATGAAGGGCGTGAACATCCGTTCGTCCAGGCCCTGATCGACGAGTACCGTTTCGACCTGGTGATCCTGCTGGAAAACAATACGCCGTGGGTGGCGGACGGGTTGCGCAGCCTGGGCAGCGACGCGGACAGGAAATCGTTCCAGAACCTGCTGGTATCCATGCTGGAAGAGAACAACATCAGCTACGTACACGTCGAAGATTCAGACTATGATTCGCGTTTCTTACGCTGCGTGGATCTGGTGAAAGAGATGCTGGGCGGGCAGGGGTAG
- the hflK gene encoding protease modulator HflK gives MSLELMVPDLKSENSALESRLRSRLLWCRAIVCVLLGGAGIAWFTLELTESQNIWGNYGRPILASLLLTCIVIENILWQFTSEKCIANSSETNTREDKERKFLRWKFLLSARTVSWLTHLTQLGLTALTTLLAIKVVAGNFSASTSFIAPENGHILAVSLLLALCFILLVCERMLSFRRIRQWSEQMAAVGLLRALLSICLLVMLALFVSMFSATLAYWVMVIADGIVLLIAAEFLLRTIAAACVMPTNNRKPVFVTQSFIAEQYRWPLHPLLMLRKKIMQHFGVDVGQIQAFRLMGKILLPVVCGIAITGWLASCLNEVSANQRGVYERFGRPVAVLSSGLHVGLPWPFGRVIPVDYGAVHELQLSDNAPTQEEAAFKITDPIEGPAPQESWRLWDNTHTTDQAQVIASALGDKQSFQIVNMDIRIIWRVGMKDADAMNSLYQTDDLPTTIQRIARQVLTQYFAHQQLDSLLNEQRATMSVALNQEIQKRLNRLNSGVELLYTRVESIHPPAGAANAYHGVQAAQIAASAQIAREKGYSFSLANDAQRKATTAINSAEASANELQAKANNAMTRYSAEHNAWKINPDAYLNERRYQTYSRALSGTPLLIIDSQLTATNEPMLDLRQFSQPSR, from the coding sequence ATGTCGCTGGAGCTAATGGTGCCCGACTTAAAAAGTGAAAACTCTGCTCTGGAATCCCGTTTACGATCGCGTTTACTGTGGTGCAGAGCTATTGTGTGTGTGTTGCTGGGGGGGGCGGGTATTGCCTGGTTTACCCTCGAGCTGACGGAGAGCCAAAATATATGGGGAAATTATGGGCGTCCAATACTCGCCTCATTACTTCTGACATGTATCGTCATTGAAAACATATTGTGGCAGTTTACGTCAGAAAAATGCATTGCAAACAGCAGTGAGACGAATACTCGCGAAGACAAAGAAAGAAAATTTCTACGCTGGAAATTCCTGCTTTCTGCCAGAACGGTAAGCTGGTTAACGCATCTCACTCAGCTCGGGTTAACCGCATTAACTACACTACTGGCTATCAAAGTGGTAGCAGGGAATTTTTCTGCATCCACTTCCTTTATAGCGCCAGAAAATGGGCACATTCTGGCCGTATCTTTATTATTGGCACTCTGTTTCATATTGCTGGTGTGTGAGCGCATGCTCAGTTTTCGCCGAATCCGTCAATGGTCAGAACAGATGGCTGCCGTCGGGCTTCTCCGGGCATTACTGAGCATCTGTCTTCTGGTCATGCTGGCGCTGTTCGTCTCCATGTTTTCCGCAACGTTGGCATACTGGGTGATGGTTATCGCTGACGGTATTGTCCTGCTCATTGCCGCTGAGTTTCTTCTACGCACGATAGCTGCAGCCTGTGTAATGCCGACCAACAACCGAAAGCCAGTTTTTGTGACGCAAAGTTTTATTGCTGAACAATATCGCTGGCCGCTTCATCCTCTATTGATGCTGCGAAAAAAAATCATGCAACATTTCGGAGTGGATGTCGGCCAAATTCAAGCTTTCAGGTTGATGGGCAAGATCCTATTGCCCGTTGTTTGCGGGATCGCTATTACAGGCTGGTTAGCCAGCTGTCTGAATGAGGTCTCTGCCAACCAGCGAGGTGTATATGAACGTTTCGGCCGTCCTGTTGCTGTCTTATCCTCAGGGTTGCATGTGGGGTTGCCGTGGCCTTTTGGGCGGGTCATCCCGGTAGATTACGGTGCTGTTCATGAGCTACAGCTGAGTGATAACGCGCCCACACAAGAGGAAGCCGCTTTTAAAATAACCGATCCTATTGAAGGTCCTGCGCCTCAGGAAAGCTGGCGATTATGGGATAATACCCATACCACGGACCAGGCTCAGGTTATCGCCAGTGCTTTGGGAGATAAGCAGAGTTTCCAGATCGTGAATATGGATATTCGAATAATCTGGCGTGTGGGTATGAAAGATGCTGACGCCATGAATAGCCTTTACCAGACTGACGATCTTCCCACTACGATACAGCGTATCGCCCGACAGGTGTTGACCCAGTATTTTGCGCATCAACAGCTGGATTCTTTGCTCAATGAGCAGCGTGCCACCATGTCCGTTGCACTGAATCAAGAAATTCAAAAACGTCTTAATCGGCTCAATTCCGGGGTGGAATTATTGTATACACGGGTTGAATCAATTCACCCTCCGGCGGGAGCAGCCAACGCCTACCATGGGGTTCAGGCAGCACAAATCGCGGCAAGTGCACAAATAGCCCGTGAAAAGGGATATTCGTTCTCTTTAGCAAATGACGCGCAGCGTAAAGCGACAACGGCCATTAATTCAGCTGAAGCATCCGCGAATGAATTGCAGGCTAAGGCTAACAATGCAATGACGCGCTATAGCGCTGAACATAATGCCTGGAAAATCAATCCTGATGCCTATCTGAACGAGCGGCGCTACCAGACCTACAGCAGAGCGTTGTCCGGCACGCCGTTACTGATCATTGACAGCCAGCTGACTGCAACGAACGAGCCGATGCTCGACCTGCGTCAATTTTCTCAACCTTCACGATAG
- the hflC gene encoding protease modulator HflC, translating into MKIRTISTAATVGKVGLTPEVRRPSRIAPVKRWLRYSIAALLVLLAFLTACLVQVHAGNATIITRFGSPARVILSPGLAWRLPAPFETPVEVDLRSRSTSSGLQDVGTRDGLRVIVQAWAIWKVSPEQQHVLRFLRAVQNQPDEAARQIRTFIGSSLETTTSNYALSEIVNTDGSKVKIPQLEQQIKAQLKTQLLNSYGIELIDVGIERLTLPAVTLNATVDRMRAERETIATERTAEGNRQAAEIHSKADRDARITEANASIKAATITAQAQQDSAAIYAKAYALDPELYNLLRSLDTLNDVVNKSTRIVLSTDAAPFKALVQKPDNAEKANP; encoded by the coding sequence ATGAAAATCCGTACTATATCCACCGCCGCAACCGTCGGAAAAGTTGGATTAACTCCCGAAGTGAGGCGCCCATCGCGCATCGCGCCTGTAAAACGTTGGCTGCGTTATAGCATCGCTGCCTTGCTGGTGTTACTGGCGTTTCTGACCGCCTGCCTGGTTCAAGTGCATGCCGGTAATGCCACTATCATCACCCGCTTTGGCAGCCCGGCTCGCGTTATATTGTCTCCAGGCCTGGCATGGCGTTTGCCAGCCCCATTTGAAACGCCGGTCGAAGTCGATTTACGTAGTCGTTCAACATCCAGTGGATTGCAGGATGTCGGTACTCGCGATGGTCTGCGGGTGATTGTGCAGGCCTGGGCTATCTGGAAAGTCAGCCCAGAACAGCAGCACGTCTTGCGTTTTCTACGGGCTGTTCAAAACCAGCCGGATGAAGCCGCCCGGCAGATTCGGACATTTATTGGTTCCTCACTGGAAACCACCACCAGTAATTATGCCCTGTCCGAAATCGTCAACACTGACGGTTCAAAGGTCAAAATTCCTCAGTTGGAACAGCAAATTAAGGCGCAATTGAAAACCCAACTGCTTAACAGCTATGGCATAGAGTTGATTGATGTCGGAATTGAGCGCCTGACCTTGCCAGCGGTTACGCTGAATGCCACCGTTGACAGAATGCGCGCGGAACGAGAAACCATTGCCACCGAGCGTACTGCCGAAGGCAATCGTCAGGCAGCAGAAATTCATTCGAAAGCTGACAGGGATGCACGTATAACCGAGGCCAATGCCTCAATTAAAGCAGCAACCATTACTGCACAGGCGCAGCAGGACTCCGCAGCTATCTATGCCAAAGCCTACGCGCTTGACCCTGAGCTATACAATTTACTGCGTTCGCTAGATACGCTTAATGATGTCGTTAATAAAAGCACGCGCATTGTGCTTAGCACCGATGCTGCCCCGTTTAAGGCGCTGGTGCAGAAACCTGACAATGCTGAAAAGGCGAATCCATGA
- the hflK gene encoding protease modulator HflK yields MRKQPLATSPWGQAYRIAFFSLYGATILAALVWVFSSFHQITPDTQAVVFRFGKPIKVENSGMLFAWPKPVDRVEIIPGPARILQHDVSPLKRQEQLKQLTGDQYTSDAGAGAGYLLTGDSGVVQLNMQIFYRINSPLRYVLQQSHIDAMIDRLALRAATLVSAGRDLDTILVARPETLRNDSQAAQERSRLRSDLKQMIAGDIEKLKGGDNDPGITIERVDIASSLPDNAVDAFNAVLTASQRAEQNIAQAQNDATLSMQKAQQQADRVIQQAKASSSEMHARAEVATQTIVKLAQARATGTDAGMLSRIWREKIAAVLSHAGQVITVTPDDKSKLILPGPTQQVDQPASGQWFGGIP; encoded by the coding sequence ATGAGAAAACAGCCCTTAGCGACATCCCCTTGGGGGCAGGCATACCGGATTGCATTTTTTAGTCTCTACGGTGCGACGATCCTGGCGGCTCTGGTGTGGGTATTTTCCAGTTTTCATCAAATAACTCCGGATACCCAGGCGGTGGTTTTTCGGTTCGGCAAGCCGATAAAAGTTGAAAACTCGGGAATGCTATTCGCATGGCCAAAACCCGTGGATAGGGTCGAAATAATCCCTGGCCCTGCGCGTATATTGCAACACGACGTATCTCCCTTGAAGCGACAAGAGCAGCTCAAGCAGCTTACCGGCGATCAGTACACCAGTGATGCCGGCGCCGGTGCAGGCTATTTGTTGACGGGAGATTCAGGCGTTGTCCAATTAAATATGCAGATTTTCTACCGAATCAATTCACCGCTACGGTATGTGCTTCAGCAATCTCATATTGATGCGATGATTGACCGGCTGGCGCTACGAGCCGCCACGCTGGTAAGCGCTGGACGCGATCTGGATACTATTTTGGTCGCTCGACCGGAAACGCTGCGCAACGACAGCCAGGCGGCCCAGGAGCGCTCACGGCTGCGCAGCGATTTGAAACAGATGATTGCGGGCGATATCGAGAAGCTGAAAGGGGGTGATAACGATCCGGGCATTACGATTGAACGTGTCGATATCGCCTCCTCGCTACCTGATAATGCCGTTGATGCCTTTAACGCTGTACTGACTGCAAGCCAGCGCGCGGAACAGAATATTGCCCAGGCGCAAAATGATGCCACTCTGAGTATGCAGAAAGCACAGCAGCAGGCCGATCGGGTCATTCAGCAAGCTAAAGCCAGCAGCAGTGAAATGCATGCCCGAGCCGAAGTGGCGACCCAGACGATCGTCAAGTTGGCACAGGCCAGAGCGACAGGTACCGATGCCGGTATGCTTTCGAGGATCTGGCGAGAAAAGATCGCGGCGGTACTGTCCCATGCCGGACAGGTTATTACCGTTACGCCAGACGATAAAAGTAAGCTTATTTTACCTGGTCCAACCCAACAGGTTGATCAACCAGCTTCAGGACAATGGTTTGGGGGGATCCCATGA
- a CDS encoding heavy metal translocating P-type ATPase — protein sequence MSHQCSHGHIHPNFSQALLTPEERRKMTLQLTLAMTTIGLILLSLLWRSLAPQQPAISDLLAGVAWLIVAVPVFRAGWHSLRHPDLHGVTDLLIVLAMLGAWALGDLITAALLPVLMIFGHILEERSVMGTRQAIAGLTKLTRSKARRVRADGGLEEVDSSVVGPGDIVEIRAGDNVPADGKILSGYASLDVASITGESVPQEAGPGSLIFGGSINLNGLLRMEVTHSGEQSTLGKVIALMKDAEQAKPPITRLLERYASHYLVLVLLIAASTWFLTYDSQAMLAVLVAACPCALVLSAPATAMAGIAVAARHGILIRNAAFLEELADVDALIIDKTGTLTQGRLRLADAVLMTGCEYECVLQLAATLGATSSHPVSHALAEYATAGNGLVVQDVEERQGLGIVARTEQGLALLGRADLFTEYAVATLPQPDHQGPIVGVALNGEFLGWLLLADTLRPEAPDALRELSSIGIDKQLLLTGDRLQAANGIAQMLGIKDVVAQALPATKLQEVQKAVREGWRPLVVGDGINDALALKAGAVGMAMGANGADIALVSADVVLTGSDLRRISTAIRLSRKCRKTLMINVFIGLGWTILIVAAAALGWLGGAGALIAALLHNLSTLMVLGNTGRLLQFDETR from the coding sequence ATGAGTCATCAATGTAGTCACGGACATATTCATCCTAACTTCAGTCAGGCTCTTCTTACGCCGGAAGAGCGGCGTAAAATGACCTTGCAACTTACGCTGGCAATGACCACTATTGGCCTGATATTACTAAGTTTATTATGGCGTTCACTTGCCCCACAGCAGCCTGCTATCAGCGATCTGCTGGCGGGGGTTGCGTGGCTAATTGTCGCAGTTCCCGTCTTCCGTGCAGGTTGGCATAGTCTGCGCCACCCGGATCTACATGGCGTAACGGATTTATTAATAGTACTGGCTATGCTTGGCGCGTGGGCTCTGGGGGACTTAATTACTGCCGCACTCTTACCTGTACTAATGATTTTTGGTCATATTCTTGAAGAACGCAGCGTGATGGGGACCCGGCAGGCGATTGCCGGCCTGACAAAACTTACACGCAGCAAGGCGCGCCGGGTACGCGCTGATGGGGGGCTGGAAGAGGTAGACAGCAGCGTTGTAGGGCCGGGTGATATTGTTGAAATTCGCGCCGGGGATAATGTTCCGGCTGACGGTAAAATCCTCAGTGGCTATGCAAGCCTTGACGTCGCGTCCATCACCGGAGAGTCAGTGCCACAGGAAGCTGGACCGGGCAGCCTGATTTTTGGTGGATCAATTAATCTCAACGGTTTGCTGCGGATGGAGGTGACACATTCCGGGGAGCAATCAACGCTGGGTAAAGTCATTGCTCTCATGAAGGATGCAGAGCAGGCCAAGCCGCCGATTACGCGTTTACTTGAACGCTACGCTTCGCATTACCTGGTACTGGTGCTGCTCATCGCTGCCAGTACCTGGTTCTTAACCTACGACAGCCAGGCGATGCTAGCGGTTCTGGTTGCGGCCTGCCCGTGTGCTCTGGTGCTCTCCGCCCCGGCCACCGCCATGGCCGGGATCGCTGTCGCTGCTCGTCACGGTATATTGATTCGTAACGCCGCCTTCCTTGAAGAACTGGCGGATGTCGATGCGTTGATTATTGATAAAACAGGCACCCTGACTCAAGGTCGTTTACGTTTGGCCGACGCGGTGCTGATGACGGGGTGTGAATATGAATGTGTTTTGCAGCTCGCCGCAACCCTGGGGGCTACCAGCAGTCATCCTGTTAGTCACGCCCTCGCGGAATATGCTACTGCCGGTAACGGGCTAGTTGTACAAGATGTTGAAGAGAGGCAAGGGCTTGGGATCGTGGCACGGACTGAGCAAGGCCTGGCCCTGCTGGGGCGCGCCGATTTGTTTACGGAATACGCTGTCGCCACGTTGCCCCAACCTGATCATCAAGGACCCATTGTCGGTGTGGCACTCAATGGTGAATTCCTGGGATGGTTATTGTTGGCGGATACCCTACGCCCTGAAGCGCCAGATGCGCTGAGGGAATTATCCTCGATAGGCATTGATAAACAGCTTCTGCTTACGGGAGATCGCCTTCAGGCGGCCAACGGTATTGCGCAAATGTTGGGTATCAAGGACGTAGTCGCCCAGGCCTTGCCTGCAACCAAACTGCAAGAAGTACAAAAAGCAGTTCGCGAGGGTTGGCGGCCTCTTGTTGTCGGGGATGGCATCAACGATGCTCTGGCGCTTAAAGCAGGGGCGGTCGGTATGGCAATGGGCGCAAACGGGGCGGATATTGCGCTGGTCTCTGCCGACGTGGTGCTGACGGGAAGCGATCTACGGCGTATCTCAACGGCTATTCGGTTGAGCCGTAAGTGCAGAAAAACGCTGATGATCAATGTGTTTATAGGCCTGGGCTGGACCATCCTGATTGTCGCTGCGGCGGCGCTCGGTTGGTTAGGCGGCGCGGGGGCGCTTATCGCCGCCTTGCTGCATAATTTGAGCACACTGATGGTGTTGGGAAATACTGGACGTCTGCTGCAGTTTGATGAAACACGATAA
- the ettA gene encoding energy-dependent translational throttle protein EttA, whose translation MAQFVYTMHRVGKVVPPKRHILKNISLSFFPGAKIGVLGLNGAGKSTLLRIMAGIDTDIEGEARPQPGLKIGYLPQEPQLNLEHTVRESVEEAVAEVVNALKGLDEVYAKYAEPDADFDKLAAQQGKFEEIIQAHDGHNLNVQLERAADALRLPDWDAKIANLSGGERRRVALCRLLLEKPDMLLLDEPTNHLDAESVAWLERFLHDFEGTVVAITHDRYFLDNVAGWILELDRGEGIPWEGNYSSWLEQKDQRLAQEASQEAARRKSIEKELEWVRQGAKGRQSKGKARLARFEELNSTEYQKRNETNELFIPPGARLGDKVVEVTNLRKSYSDRLLIEDLSFSVPKGAIVGIIGPNGAGKSTLFRMMSGQEQPDSGTIELGETVKLASVDQFRDAMDNSKTVWEEVSGGQDIMRIGNTEMPSRAYVGRFNFKGVDQGKRVGELSGGERGRLHLAKLLQVGGNMLLLDEPTNDLDIETLRALENALLEFPGCAMVISHDRWFLDRIATHILDYQDEGKVEFFEGNFTEYEEYKKRTLGADALEPKRIKYKRITK comes from the coding sequence GTGGCTCAATTCGTTTATACCATGCATCGTGTCGGCAAAGTTGTTCCGCCGAAACGCCATATTCTTAAAAATATCTCGCTCAGCTTCTTCCCCGGCGCCAAAATCGGCGTACTGGGTCTGAACGGTGCGGGTAAATCTACTCTGCTGCGCATCATGGCCGGCATTGACACCGACATTGAAGGCGAAGCCCGCCCGCAGCCAGGCCTGAAAATTGGCTATCTGCCTCAGGAACCGCAGCTCAACCTTGAGCACACGGTCCGCGAGTCCGTTGAAGAAGCCGTTGCCGAAGTGGTTAACGCGCTGAAAGGACTGGATGAGGTCTACGCGAAGTATGCCGAACCGGATGCCGACTTCGATAAGCTGGCCGCCCAGCAGGGTAAATTTGAAGAGATTATCCAGGCGCACGACGGCCATAACCTGAACGTGCAGCTTGAGCGCGCCGCCGACGCCCTGCGTCTGCCAGACTGGGATGCGAAGATCGCCAACCTGTCCGGTGGTGAACGCCGCCGCGTGGCGCTGTGCCGACTGCTGCTCGAAAAACCAGACATGCTGCTGCTCGACGAACCAACGAACCACCTGGATGCCGAATCCGTGGCCTGGCTGGAACGCTTCCTGCACGACTTCGAAGGCACCGTTGTGGCGATCACCCACGACCGTTACTTCCTGGACAACGTAGCGGGCTGGATCCTGGAGCTGGACCGCGGCGAAGGTATCCCGTGGGAAGGCAACTACTCCTCCTGGCTTGAGCAGAAAGACCAGCGTCTGGCTCAGGAAGCCTCTCAGGAAGCGGCCCGCCGCAAATCCATTGAGAAAGAGCTTGAGTGGGTACGTCAGGGCGCTAAGGGCCGTCAGTCGAAAGGCAAGGCGCGTCTGGCTCGCTTTGAGGAACTTAACAGCACCGAATACCAGAAACGTAACGAAACCAACGAACTGTTTATTCCACCGGGCGCACGTCTGGGCGATAAGGTCGTTGAGGTTACCAACCTGCGTAAATCCTACAGTGACCGTCTGCTGATCGAAGACCTGTCCTTCTCCGTACCGAAAGGGGCGATTGTCGGCATCATCGGTCCGAACGGCGCGGGTAAATCTACCCTGTTCCGTATGATGTCCGGTCAGGAACAGCCTGACAGCGGCACCATCGAACTGGGCGAAACCGTCAAGCTGGCGTCGGTTGATCAGTTCCGTGATGCCATGGACAACAGCAAAACCGTGTGGGAAGAAGTCTCCGGCGGCCAGGATATCATGCGTATCGGCAACACCGAGATGCCAAGCCGCGCCTACGTGGGCCGCTTTAACTTCAAAGGCGTTGACCAGGGCAAGCGCGTGGGCGAACTGTCCGGCGGTGAGCGAGGTCGTCTGCACCTGGCGAAGCTGTTACAGGTTGGCGGCAACATGCTGCTGCTCGATGAACCCACCAACGACCTGGATATCGAAACCCTGCGCGCGTTAGAAAACGCCCTGCTGGAGTTCCCGGGCTGCGCAATGGTCATCTCCCACGACCGCTGGTTCCTTGACCGTATCGCCACCCACATTCTGGATTACCAGGATGAAGGCAAAGTTGAATTCTTCGAAGGCAACTTTACCGAATACGAAGAGTACAAAAAACGCACCCTGGGTGCGGATGCGCTGGAGCCTAAGCGTATTAAGTACAAGCGTATTACTAAGTGA
- the sltY gene encoding murein transglycosylase: MGKTRQVVWRMLAAGVCLATLAGVARADSLDEQRSRYAQIKQAWDNKQMDVVQQLMPTLRDYPLYPYLEYRQLTDDLMNEPTVAVSQFIQANPTLPPARSLKSRFVNELARREDWRGLLAFSPEPPGTTESKCNYYYAKWNTGQADAAWSGAKALWLSGKNLPSSCDRLFSAWRSSGTQDPLAYLERIRLAMREGNTSLVTSLANQMPADYQTIASSIISLQNDPNTVLTFARTVGATDFTRQAAAVAFTRIARQDVENARLMIPSLVQAQQLNDEQAQELKETVAWRLMGNDITAEQASWRDDVIMRSQSTTLVERRVRIALGAGDRAGLNTWLARLPMDAKEKDEWRYWQADLLLERGREAEAKEILHSLMQQRGFYPMIAAQRLGEEYPLRVDKAVAVNQALVQGPEMARVRELMYWSLDNTARSEWANLVTSRSKSEQEGLARYAFDQNWWDLSVQATIAGKLWNHLEERFPLAYKETFARYVSGKDISQSYAMAIARQESAWNPKVRSPVGASGLMQIMPGTATHTVKMFNIPGYTSSSQLLDPETNINIGTSYLQYVSQQFENNRIFASAAYNAGPGRVRTWLGSSAGRIDAVAFVESIPFSETRGYVKNVLAYDAYYKYFMGKTAPLLTDAEWQRRY, encoded by the coding sequence GTGGGGAAGACCAGACAAGTCGTATGGCGCATGCTTGCAGCAGGCGTTTGCCTGGCAACATTAGCCGGTGTGGCCCGGGCGGATTCGCTCGACGAACAGCGTAGCCGTTATGCACAGATCAAACAGGCATGGGACAACAAGCAAATGGACGTGGTGCAGCAGCTGATGCCCACCCTGCGCGACTATCCGCTCTATCCTTACCTCGAATACCGGCAGCTCACCGATGATTTAATGAATGAGCCGACGGTGGCCGTCAGCCAGTTCATCCAGGCAAACCCAACCTTACCGCCAGCGCGTTCGCTGAAATCCCGCTTTGTAAATGAGCTGGCGCGTCGTGAAGACTGGCGAGGCCTGCTGGCGTTCAGCCCGGAGCCTCCGGGCACCACAGAGTCAAAATGTAACTACTACTACGCGAAGTGGAATACCGGCCAGGCAGACGCCGCCTGGAGCGGGGCGAAAGCGCTGTGGTTGAGCGGCAAGAATTTACCTTCAAGCTGCGATCGCCTGTTCTCCGCCTGGCGCTCGTCCGGCACCCAGGATCCGCTTGCTTATCTGGAGCGCATCCGATTGGCGATGAGAGAGGGGAATACCTCGCTGGTCACCAGCCTGGCGAACCAGATGCCTGCGGACTATCAGACAATTGCCAGTTCGATCATTAGTCTGCAAAACGATCCCAATACGGTATTGACGTTCGCGCGCACCGTTGGGGCGACAGACTTTACGCGTCAGGCTGCGGCTGTTGCCTTCACGCGCATCGCCCGCCAGGACGTGGAAAATGCCCGCCTGATGATCCCGTCATTGGTACAGGCCCAGCAGCTTAACGACGAGCAGGCGCAGGAACTGAAAGAGACGGTCGCCTGGCGTCTGATGGGCAACGATATTACCGCTGAACAGGCCAGCTGGCGCGACGATGTGATCATGCGTTCCCAGTCCACTACGCTTGTGGAAAGGCGCGTACGTATTGCGCTGGGGGCTGGGGATCGCGCCGGATTAAATACCTGGCTTGCGCGCCTGCCAATGGATGCGAAAGAGAAAGACGAGTGGCGTTACTGGCAGGCAGATCTTTTGCTGGAGCGCGGTCGTGAAGCGGAAGCTAAAGAGATCCTTCACTCCCTGATGCAACAGCGCGGGTTCTATCCGATGATCGCGGCCCAGCGTCTGGGGGAAGAGTACCCCTTGCGCGTAGACAAAGCCGTGGCGGTCAATCAGGCGCTGGTGCAGGGGCCGGAAATGGCGCGTGTGCGTGAGCTGATGTACTGGAGTCTGGATAACACGGCACGCAGCGAGTGGGCGAACCTGGTCACCAGCCGCAGCAAGTCTGAACAGGAAGGTCTGGCGCGCTACGCGTTCGATCAGAACTGGTGGGATCTGAGCGTCCAGGCAACCATCGCCGGCAAGCTGTGGAATCACCTGGAAGAGCGCTTCCCGCTGGCCTATAAAGAGACCTTTGCCCGCTACGTGAGCGGCAAAGATATCTCCCAGAGCTACGCCATGGCAATAGCCCGCCAGGAGAGCGCCTGGAATCCGAAAGTGCGATCGCCCGTGGGGGCCAGCGGGTTAATGCAAATCATGCCGGGTACGGCGACCCATACCGTGAAAATGTTCAATATTCCGGGCTACACAAGTAGCAGCCAGCTGCTCGATCCGGAAACCAATATCAATATCGGCACCAGCTACCTGCAGTACGTCTCCCAGCAGTTTGAGAACAACCGTATTTTTGCCTCTGCGGCTTACAACGCTGGACCTGGACGTGTCAGAACCTGGCTTGGCAGCAGCGCCGGACGCATAGACGCAGTGGCCTTCGTGGAAAGCATTCCGTTCTCCGAAACGCGTGGATATGTGAAGAACGTGCTGGCATATGACGCGTACTACAAGTATTTCATGGGGAAAACCGCGCCGTTGCTGACGGATGCCGAGTGGCAGCGTCGTTATTGA